One genomic window of Candidatus Pseudobacter hemicellulosilyticus includes the following:
- a CDS encoding SDR family oxidoreductase, with product MSTNKIAVVTGGSRGLGKNMSLHLAGKGVDVILTYNSNEADAKETVAAIQALGRKAAAIQLSTSDTSGFESFFSRLSAVLQQEFGRDRFDYLVNNAGIGINAPFAETTEEQFDQLMNIQFRSVFFLTQRALPLLNNGGGIVNISTGLARFSTPGYAAYASMKGAIETLTKYQAKELGARGIRVNVVAPGPIATEFGGGHLVNPQVQQALGGLTALGRIGQPDDIGRVVAFLCSEEAGWVNAQRIEVSGGMNL from the coding sequence ATGTCTACCAACAAAATTGCAGTAGTGACCGGCGGCAGCCGGGGATTGGGTAAGAATATGTCCCTGCACCTGGCGGGGAAAGGTGTGGATGTGATACTCACCTATAACAGTAATGAAGCGGATGCAAAAGAGACCGTAGCCGCTATCCAGGCGCTGGGCCGCAAAGCGGCAGCCATCCAGCTCAGCACTTCGGATACCAGTGGCTTTGAATCTTTCTTCAGCAGGCTGTCTGCTGTTTTACAGCAGGAGTTTGGCCGGGACCGGTTCGATTACCTGGTGAACAATGCCGGTATCGGCATCAATGCGCCCTTTGCAGAGACCACGGAAGAACAGTTTGACCAGCTGATGAATATCCAGTTCCGGAGTGTATTCTTCCTGACGCAGCGGGCATTGCCGTTACTGAATAATGGGGGAGGGATTGTCAATATTTCTACCGGCCTGGCCCGCTTTTCCACACCGGGTTATGCGGCCTATGCGTCCATGAAAGGAGCTATTGAAACGCTCACAAAGTACCAGGCCAAAGAACTGGGCGCCCGTGGCATCCGTGTCAACGTGGTAGCGCCTGGTCCCATTGCCACAGAATTTGGCGGCGGTCACCTGGTGAACCCGCAGGTACAGCAGGCGCTGGGTGGACTGACGGCCCTGGGCCGTATTGGCCAGCCGGATGATATTGGCAGGGTAGTGGCTTTCCTGTGCAGTGAGGAGGCTGGCTGGGTCAATGCACAGCGGATTGAAGTATCCGGGGGAATGAACCTGTAA
- a CDS encoding SusC/RagA family TonB-linked outer membrane protein — MVCPVLKRTILCAYAILLVTGIAVARQVPSQVTISGQVKDSLGVALEAVTVTALPSGKTTLTNQTGNFSLAVPQHSPLTIRFSMQGKETRETIVRQPGQPLNITLFNKANLLDEVVVTGYESLGKNRSAGSIATLNKEAIENKGARNLDDLIQGKVAGVSVTAQSGRPGEKFKVVIRGTNTISGNTEPLWVVDGVPIQQNVPTLNAALVKSENLNEILMSGVGHIDPADIEQITILKDASAAAIYGSRAAGGVIVITTKKGAPGKVRVNYSTNVSIGLKPQRDPDLMNSQEKLAWEKELWDEFSAERYAGNDPHVPVVGIYGMLHSNKLGRNGQLWMEPGFTPYSETAKDSMLTALGTTSTDWFDQLFRNSFSNNHHLAFSGGNDRTSFYTSMGYTRQEGMVRKTGYDRYNLNSKINTQVNDRLSIGWILNLSQQRSRSYSMSMDPFRYAYFANPYEAPYNEDGSYRYDQTYMNLAKVNDGYENIRIMEPAFGYNILHEIDNTSSDAISSNMSGTMDLQYKISRKLRFSGLASYTYVNDRTEDIKDKTTYTAFQDRLFFDDFLSNRAWTPYGSITQSTSQAGSYNLRGHFVYSDMFNAQHGLRVWAGAEIRGNDTKRFFTKRYGYDPNTTSASFPVNPVPATGDHSEYAALINSLSGQGIVESRYASFYSSLDYSFRNRYVLNASLRTDGSNNFGSNKQFNPTWSIGAAWHMDEEAFMQDLKPVLNKLSLRVATGFTGNVVSGVKKQLVLSYGSATWNNLQTGSISTAPNPDLRWEKTRDYKASLEFGLFRDRISGLVETYLRQSSDLITYSSIPSTTGFLVQNFNTSTIENRGLEATLKIDIVRQRNLNISLSGNVAWNENKLKAYYSPNGGIGDTDAGIYVGYPTSSLFGGQYNGVDPWTGYYSFVLRPDASLITSGDLNKTENYLHYLGTPQADVTGGANLRVAYKAFSINLGGAFFFGANILNQVSSPAGYAGLGFRSGTNREKPQTPYSDLYRNHLNASRDATDRWTPEKTTGVSYPRIVDYAGERLYLDTYTPQAANIVNGALREEVSFFRLRDITLSYNLPVGILRGIGMQSLSFAGTFSNFFTFTNYKGIDPETPGTTYPITRSVFFRLQAGF, encoded by the coding sequence ATGGTATGTCCTGTACTGAAGCGAACCATTCTGTGTGCATATGCCATTTTACTGGTGACAGGAATTGCCGTTGCCCGGCAGGTCCCCAGCCAGGTCACTATCAGCGGTCAGGTAAAAGATTCTTTAGGAGTAGCCCTCGAAGCAGTTACAGTAACGGCTTTGCCCTCCGGTAAAACAACCCTCACCAACCAGACGGGTAACTTTTCGCTGGCTGTACCACAGCATAGTCCCCTCACTATCCGGTTCTCCATGCAGGGAAAAGAAACCAGGGAAACCATTGTCCGGCAGCCCGGCCAGCCCCTGAACATCACCCTGTTCAATAAGGCCAACCTGCTGGATGAAGTGGTGGTCACCGGTTATGAATCCCTCGGAAAGAACCGCTCCGCCGGCTCCATTGCCACACTCAATAAAGAAGCCATTGAGAATAAAGGCGCCAGGAACCTGGACGACCTGATCCAGGGCAAAGTGGCCGGCGTCAGCGTTACCGCCCAGAGCGGCCGCCCCGGCGAAAAGTTTAAAGTGGTGATCCGCGGTACCAATACCATCAGCGGCAATACCGAACCGCTATGGGTGGTGGATGGCGTACCCATTCAGCAGAATGTCCCTACACTGAATGCCGCACTGGTAAAATCCGAAAACCTGAACGAGATCCTGATGAGCGGTGTTGGTCATATTGATCCTGCGGACATAGAACAGATCACTATCTTAAAAGACGCCTCCGCAGCCGCTATCTACGGCTCCCGCGCCGCAGGCGGCGTTATTGTCATCACCACTAAAAAAGGAGCGCCCGGTAAAGTAAGAGTGAACTATTCCACCAATGTCAGCATCGGCCTGAAACCACAGCGCGATCCGGACCTCATGAACAGCCAGGAAAAACTGGCCTGGGAAAAAGAACTCTGGGACGAGTTCTCCGCAGAAAGATATGCCGGCAATGACCCGCATGTGCCCGTGGTGGGTATTTACGGAATGCTGCATTCCAACAAGCTGGGCCGCAATGGACAACTCTGGATGGAACCCGGCTTCACACCCTATTCGGAAACAGCCAAAGACTCCATGCTGACTGCATTGGGAACAACATCAACAGACTGGTTTGACCAGCTGTTCCGGAACTCTTTTTCCAATAATCACCACCTGGCCTTCTCCGGCGGTAACGACCGCACCAGCTTTTATACCTCCATGGGCTATACCCGGCAGGAAGGAATGGTGCGGAAAACAGGGTACGACCGCTACAACCTCAACAGCAAGATCAATACACAGGTCAATGACCGGCTCAGCATCGGCTGGATCCTTAATCTCTCCCAGCAGCGCTCCCGCAGCTACTCCATGAGCATGGATCCCTTCCGCTATGCCTATTTTGCCAACCCCTATGAAGCCCCGTATAATGAGGATGGCTCTTACCGGTACGACCAGACCTATATGAACCTGGCCAAAGTGAATGACGGTTATGAAAATATCCGGATCATGGAACCCGCTTTCGGATACAATATCCTCCATGAAATTGACAATACCAGCTCAGATGCCATCAGCAGTAATATGTCCGGCACCATGGACCTCCAGTATAAGATCAGCCGCAAACTGCGCTTCTCCGGCCTGGCCTCCTATACCTATGTGAACGACCGCACAGAAGACATCAAAGACAAGACCACCTATACAGCTTTCCAGGACCGGCTGTTCTTTGATGATTTCCTGAGCAACCGGGCCTGGACGCCTTATGGCAGCATCACCCAGTCCACATCGCAGGCTGGCAGCTATAACCTGCGCGGCCATTTTGTGTATTCAGATATGTTCAATGCACAGCATGGCCTGCGGGTCTGGGCCGGCGCCGAGATACGCGGCAATGACACCAAACGGTTTTTCACCAAACGCTATGGCTATGATCCCAATACTACCAGCGCTTCCTTCCCGGTAAACCCGGTACCCGCCACAGGGGATCATTCCGAGTATGCCGCACTGATCAACTCCCTGTCAGGGCAGGGGATAGTCGAATCACGTTATGCCTCTTTTTATTCTTCATTGGATTACTCCTTCCGCAACCGCTATGTGCTGAACGCCTCCCTGCGGACGGACGGCTCCAATAATTTCGGCAGCAATAAACAATTCAACCCAACCTGGTCCATCGGCGCCGCCTGGCATATGGATGAGGAAGCATTTATGCAGGACCTGAAACCCGTGCTCAACAAACTCTCACTGCGCGTAGCCACCGGCTTTACCGGCAACGTGGTCAGCGGCGTGAAAAAGCAATTGGTGCTCAGCTACGGCAGCGCTACCTGGAACAACCTCCAGACCGGCAGCATCAGCACAGCCCCCAATCCTGATCTCCGATGGGAGAAAACAAGGGACTACAAAGCTTCGCTGGAATTTGGCCTGTTCAGGGACAGGATCAGCGGCCTGGTGGAAACTTATCTCCGGCAAAGCTCCGACCTGATCACTTATTCCAGTATCCCTTCCACCACCGGCTTCCTGGTACAGAATTTCAATACCTCTACCATTGAGAACCGCGGCCTGGAAGCTACCCTGAAAATAGATATCGTACGGCAGCGCAACCTCAACATCTCGCTGTCAGGTAACGTAGCCTGGAACGAGAATAAGCTGAAGGCCTATTATTCGCCCAACGGCGGTATCGGAGATACGGATGCAGGCATCTATGTGGGCTATCCTACCAGCAGCCTGTTCGGCGGACAGTACAACGGTGTAGATCCCTGGACAGGGTATTATTCTTTTGTACTTCGCCCGGATGCTTCGCTCATTACTTCCGGCGATCTGAACAAAACAGAGAATTACCTGCATTACCTGGGCACACCCCAGGCGGATGTGACCGGTGGCGCCAACTTGCGCGTAGCGTACAAAGCTTTCAGCATTAACCTCGGCGGCGCCTTTTTCTTTGGCGCCAATATCCTCAACCAGGTCAGCTCGCCCGCAGGTTATGCCGGCCTCGGCTTCCGCTCCGGCACCAACCGGGAGAAACCACAGACACCGTACAGCGACCTGTACCGGAACCACCTGAACGCCTCAAGGGATGCGACCGACCGCTGGACACCGGAAAAAACTACCGGCGTCAGCTATCCCAGGATCGTAGACTATGCCGGCGAACGCCTGTACCTGGACACCTATACGCCACAGGCCGCCAATATTGTGAACGGCGCCTTACGGGAAGAAGTCTCTTTCTTCCGGCTGCGGGATATTACGCTTTCTTACAACCTGCCGGTAGGAATACTGCGTGGGATAGGCATGCAGTCCCTGAGCTTTGCAGGTACTTTCAGTAATTTCTTCACGTTCACCAATTACAAAGGCATTGATCCGGAAACGCCGGGAACAACTTATCCCATCACCCGCTCCGTTTTCTTCCGCTTACAGGCAGGATTCTGA
- a CDS encoding RagB/SusD family nutrient uptake outer membrane protein produces MKTTYTSIIVLLLLTMNVSCRKYLETKQYGDILPETATDFSALLHGHLSSVDGASDRYILGSHTNVLDFESYCDNLNASLSTAFDLSPYVGTDINRLYYRFMNFYSNIKDYNIILDRFPSPSTDEEKKIVAVAHSMRAVAYFNLVREFCEPYETGGAAQQAGIPIVSSFNMEAKPARGNLRDAVQFIVDDLKAALAVGQTDELYRFTDDVAKAYLVRIYHWSQQWEAAIPLAKELLEKYPISTGQDYVSLMQTGPGPKSGSVIIRSYISGTLTSFTRVTTRMKTRPVSVDFVQLFTEKSRDIRYTFYFDNNLLNAKGAHNWIRSEEMCLALAESYAHTGNNEDALAYLNLLRGKRIADYTPYTLQTLPATNPKTLIQVDATGKSLTPLLSAILNERRKELYMEGDRWYEMKRNGRPEFWVGHNGIRYVTEKYLYTFPIRKGEMILNPLITQNEGYENM; encoded by the coding sequence ATGAAGACAACATATACTTCCATCATCGTATTGCTCCTGCTGACCATGAATGTTTCCTGCAGGAAATACCTGGAGACAAAGCAGTATGGCGATATACTACCGGAAACAGCTACGGATTTTTCCGCGCTGCTGCATGGTCACCTCAGCAGTGTTGACGGCGCTTCCGACCGGTATATCCTCGGCTCCCATACCAATGTACTGGATTTTGAAAGCTATTGCGATAACCTCAATGCCAGTCTCTCCACGGCATTTGATCTGAGCCCCTATGTAGGAACAGATATCAACCGGCTCTATTACCGGTTCATGAATTTCTACAGCAATATCAAGGACTATAATATCATCCTGGATCGCTTTCCTTCTCCATCCACCGATGAAGAAAAGAAGATAGTGGCCGTTGCCCACAGCATGCGGGCTGTAGCTTATTTCAACCTGGTGCGGGAGTTCTGCGAGCCCTATGAAACAGGCGGCGCAGCTCAGCAGGCCGGCATCCCCATTGTCAGCAGCTTTAACATGGAAGCCAAGCCGGCACGCGGCAACCTGCGCGATGCCGTACAATTCATTGTGGACGACCTGAAAGCTGCACTCGCCGTAGGACAGACCGACGAACTTTACCGCTTTACAGATGATGTGGCAAAGGCCTACCTGGTCAGGATCTATCACTGGTCGCAGCAATGGGAAGCAGCCATTCCACTGGCCAAAGAACTGCTGGAGAAATACCCCATCAGCACCGGGCAGGATTATGTGAGCCTGATGCAGACTGGCCCCGGACCTAAATCCGGCAGCGTGATCATCCGCTCTTATATCTCCGGCACCCTGACCTCTTTTACACGGGTAACCACCCGCATGAAGACCAGGCCGGTTAGCGTTGATTTTGTACAGCTGTTCACGGAAAAAAGCCGGGATATCCGCTATACGTTCTATTTCGATAATAACCTGCTCAATGCCAAAGGCGCCCATAACTGGATACGATCTGAAGAAATGTGCCTGGCGCTGGCGGAATCCTATGCCCATACCGGTAACAATGAGGACGCCCTGGCATACCTCAACCTGCTGCGCGGTAAAAGGATTGCAGATTATACACCCTACACGTTACAGACGCTGCCGGCCACCAATCCCAAAACGCTGATCCAGGTAGATGCCACCGGCAAGTCCCTTACGCCCTTGCTGTCCGCCATCCTGAATGAACGCCGCAAGGAATTGTACATGGAGGGCGACCGATGGTATGAAATGAAACGCAACGGCCGCCCCGAATTCTGGGTGGGCCATAACGGCATCCGTTACGTAACAGAAAAATACCTGTACACTTTCCCCATCAGGAAAGGTGAAATGATCCTCAATCCCCTCATCACTCAAAACGAAGGCTATGAAAATATGTAA
- a CDS encoding TonB-dependent receptor produces MMKRYLLTLLCSLLAALNLAAAVDERGGITGTVTTAEGLAAAAVTVMIKGTSRIAITDDKGRFILRNIPAGNHTLEVSLVGYETTTQQVSVADNQMTTVTLQLAISKNELETVVIKSARNKYIINQTSSSLRLATPVLEVAQNIQVVTGANLSDQQVISMSDGLIRNVSGVVRLEHWGDLYTNIVTRGSQLQAFRNGVNVVNSYWGPLTEDMSMVDHIEFVKGPAGFMLSSGDPSGLYNVVTKKPTGQTKGEFSMTVGSFDLYRTALDLDGKLSKDGRLLYRLNLAAQNKKSHRANEYNDRYTIAPVISYQVDDKTKLTLEYTYQRANMSNVGSFYIFDAKGYATRPVDFTTLPSGTPGTQINDHSVFLNLQHEISPGWKLTGQISHFNYDQVGTSMWPSAVYPDGKMIRNIGIWDVTSTMTMGQAFVNGDFKTGAVRHRVLAGLDMSNKEYYADWGQSHDLDTAGGEFDIYNPDMGTPNNGYPVFDRSLSIKERAAAAGSTQESRYTSFYVQDELGFFDNMVRLTLAGRYTKLRQAYYGEEKAERITPRAGLSVSLDKNTAVYGLYDQAFIPQGGTLANGGKTRPVTGNNMEVGIKKNWLNGKWNTTLAVYRIIKNNELVGDPNNPTSGLSIELGQKRAQGVEFDLRGTIINGLNLVANYAFTESVVTETDSRTVGKEGFPQVGDLLPSYAKHTTNAWLSYKLTSGALKGLGVSAGVTWLIDRITFWDAPPDPKQVIPDYAKVDAGLFWGNDKVKINLNVFNVFDKYIYSGSYYSWNSSYYWQTDPPRNVRLSVAYNF; encoded by the coding sequence ATGATGAAAAGATACCTGCTGACCCTTCTCTGTTCTTTGCTGGCGGCCCTGAATCTGGCGGCTGCTGTGGATGAGCGGGGCGGAATAACCGGAACTGTCACTACTGCTGAAGGACTTGCTGCCGCTGCTGTTACCGTTATGATCAAAGGAACGTCCCGGATTGCCATTACTGATGATAAAGGGCGTTTTATCCTGCGTAATATTCCTGCCGGAAACCATACCCTGGAAGTTTCGCTGGTAGGTTATGAGACCACCACCCAACAGGTGAGCGTGGCAGATAACCAGATGACCACTGTTACCCTGCAACTGGCTATTTCCAAGAACGAGTTGGAGACCGTTGTGATCAAAAGCGCCAGGAATAAGTACATTATTAACCAGACCTCTTCTTCCCTGCGCCTGGCTACGCCGGTGCTGGAAGTAGCCCAGAATATCCAGGTGGTTACCGGCGCTAACCTGTCGGACCAGCAGGTGATCAGCATGAGCGACGGGCTCATCCGCAATGTAAGCGGCGTGGTAAGGCTGGAACACTGGGGTGATCTCTATACCAATATCGTTACCCGCGGCTCACAGCTGCAGGCTTTCAGGAATGGCGTCAATGTGGTCAACTCCTATTGGGGACCCCTTACTGAAGATATGAGCATGGTGGACCATATTGAGTTTGTAAAAGGCCCTGCCGGTTTCATGCTGTCCAGCGGCGATCCCAGCGGCCTGTACAATGTGGTGACCAAAAAACCTACCGGCCAGACCAAGGGCGAGTTTTCCATGACTGTAGGCAGCTTTGACCTGTACAGGACTGCCCTGGACCTGGATGGCAAGCTGAGCAAGGACGGCAGGCTGTTGTATCGCCTGAACCTGGCTGCCCAGAATAAGAAATCGCACAGGGCCAATGAATACAACGACCGTTACACTATTGCGCCGGTCATCTCCTACCAGGTGGATGACAAGACCAAGCTGACCCTGGAATACACTTACCAGCGCGCCAATATGAGCAATGTTGGCTCCTTCTATATTTTTGATGCCAAAGGATATGCCACCAGGCCGGTAGATTTTACTACCCTGCCATCAGGCACTCCCGGCACCCAGATCAATGACCATAGTGTTTTCCTGAACCTGCAGCATGAGATCAGCCCAGGCTGGAAACTGACCGGACAGATCTCCCATTTCAACTATGACCAGGTTGGTACTTCCATGTGGCCTTCGGCAGTATATCCTGATGGCAAAATGATCCGCAATATCGGTATCTGGGATGTTACCAGCACTATGACCATGGGCCAGGCTTTTGTCAATGGTGATTTCAAGACCGGCGCTGTCCGTCACAGGGTCCTGGCCGGTCTGGACATGAGCAATAAAGAATATTATGCCGACTGGGGTCAATCGCACGACCTCGACACTGCCGGCGGAGAATTTGATATCTATAATCCCGATATGGGCACTCCCAACAACGGTTACCCTGTATTTGACCGCAGCCTCTCCATCAAGGAGCGTGCAGCTGCTGCCGGCAGTACGCAGGAGTCCCGTTATACCAGCTTCTATGTGCAGGATGAACTGGGATTCTTTGACAATATGGTCAGGCTGACACTGGCCGGCAGGTACACCAAACTGCGGCAGGCCTACTATGGTGAAGAGAAAGCAGAGCGCATTACGCCCAGGGCTGGATTAAGTGTGTCGCTCGATAAAAATACTGCCGTGTATGGCCTGTACGACCAGGCTTTCATTCCGCAGGGAGGTACACTGGCAAACGGAGGAAAAACAAGGCCCGTGACCGGCAATAATATGGAAGTGGGTATTAAAAAGAACTGGCTGAATGGCAAATGGAACACCACGCTTGCCGTTTACCGGATCATCAAGAACAATGAGCTGGTAGGTGATCCCAATAATCCTACTTCCGGTCTGAGTATTGAACTGGGACAGAAAAGAGCGCAGGGTGTGGAATTTGACCTGCGTGGCACCATCATCAACGGCCTTAACCTGGTGGCCAACTATGCCTTTACGGAGTCTGTTGTTACAGAGACTGACAGCCGGACAGTTGGTAAAGAAGGATTTCCCCAGGTAGGCGACCTGCTCCCCTCCTATGCCAAACATACTACCAATGCCTGGCTCAGCTACAAGCTGACAAGCGGCGCCCTGAAAGGTTTAGGTGTGTCCGCTGGCGTTACCTGGCTGATTGACCGGATCACTTTCTGGGATGCTCCTCCTGATCCTAAGCAGGTAATCCCTGACTACGCCAAAGTGGATGCCGGCCTGTTCTGGGGAAATGACAAGGTTAAGATCAACCTCAATGTGTTCAACGTATTTGATAAATACATTTACAGCGGTTCCTATTATAGCTGGAACAGTTCCTACTACTGGCAAACAGATCCGCCCCGGAATGTGCGGCTGAGTGTAGCTTACAATTTCTGA
- a CDS encoding PepSY-associated TM helix domain-containing protein has translation MNLRRYNIYFHTHTISGIIISAILFVIFFAGSFAFFKNEISAWQKNTPNASNRSLDYNSIMDSIAGDYNLYGRDISLRMNPHSRKIGVSVSASKDTAGNKGKGGYFYVDPQTFATADYAASYDLGEFLYRLHFLAQVNSIARFGFPLGYYIAGGVAFIFLFALITGLLVHWQKIVSNFYIFRPWEKLKTLWTDLHTALGVITFPFLLIFAITGAYFLISFPLFTKPTVALQYDGKQDSLYAELGYSSHTLAFSNQPVAKPDIDHFISLAYQQWDQAYINQVEVLNYGDSSMQLHIGSTMPTGKKFTSKGKLVYEVASGAVLEQQDPMQSSTYAEVMQNVVYALHFGQYGGYATKICYFLLGISSCIVIISGILIWLVARKKNNIPEYKRRFNSWLTRIYLAISLGMYPITAASFIAVKLQPNGGMHYIYSFYFWGWLAVSAALVLHKDIYKICRDALLAGSLIGICIPVLNGLVTGNWIWTSYTRHYYDILLIDTFWVLVPACSFLCWWLMKKKQATIAG, from the coding sequence ATGAACCTCAGGCGTTACAATATCTATTTCCATACCCATACTATCAGTGGCATCATTATTTCCGCCATCCTTTTTGTGATCTTCTTTGCCGGCTCCTTTGCGTTCTTTAAGAACGAGATCTCCGCCTGGCAGAAGAACACCCCCAATGCCAGTAACCGGTCGCTGGACTATAACAGCATCATGGATTCCATAGCCGGCGACTACAACCTCTATGGCCGGGATATCTCCCTCCGCATGAACCCGCATTCCCGGAAGATAGGCGTGTCGGTATCCGCCTCAAAGGATACAGCCGGCAACAAAGGAAAGGGCGGCTATTTTTATGTGGATCCCCAGACCTTTGCCACGGCCGACTATGCAGCCTCCTACGATCTCGGCGAATTCCTGTACCGGCTGCATTTCCTGGCCCAGGTCAACAGCATTGCCAGGTTCGGATTTCCCCTCGGTTACTATATTGCCGGAGGAGTAGCTTTTATTTTCCTGTTTGCACTGATCACAGGACTGTTGGTACACTGGCAGAAAATAGTATCCAATTTCTACATCTTCAGACCCTGGGAAAAATTAAAGACCCTATGGACTGACCTGCATACCGCCCTGGGTGTGATCACCTTTCCTTTCCTCCTGATATTTGCTATAACCGGCGCCTATTTCCTGATCAGTTTTCCCCTGTTCACCAAACCCACGGTAGCCCTGCAGTATGATGGCAAACAGGATTCACTCTATGCAGAACTGGGCTATAGCTCCCATACGCTGGCCTTCAGCAACCAACCAGTGGCCAAACCGGATATCGATCATTTTATATCCCTTGCCTACCAGCAATGGGACCAGGCCTATATCAACCAGGTAGAGGTATTGAACTATGGAGACAGCAGCATGCAACTGCATATTGGCAGCACCATGCCCACGGGAAAAAAATTCACCAGCAAGGGCAAACTGGTATATGAAGTAGCCAGCGGCGCCGTGCTGGAACAGCAGGACCCTATGCAATCCTCCACCTATGCAGAAGTAATGCAGAATGTTGTGTATGCCCTTCATTTTGGACAATATGGAGGATATGCTACCAAAATCTGTTATTTTCTTCTCGGCATCAGCAGTTGCATCGTGATCATTTCAGGCATACTGATCTGGCTGGTAGCCCGGAAAAAGAACAATATCCCGGAATATAAGCGCAGGTTCAACAGCTGGCTGACCAGGATCTACCTGGCCATTTCCCTGGGCATGTATCCCATTACTGCTGCCAGCTTTATTGCAGTAAAGCTGCAGCCCAACGGCGGCATGCACTATATCTATTCCTTCTATTTCTGGGGCTGGCTGGCAGTCAGCGCCGCCCTGGTACTCCATAAAGATATTTATAAGATCTGCAGGGATGCCCTGCTGGCAGGCTCCCTGATCGGCATCTGCATACCGGTGCTGAACGGCCTGGTTACCGGCAACTGGATATGGACAAGCTATACACGTCATTACTACGATATTCTCCTGATAGATACCTTCTGGGTACTTGTGCCCGCATGCAGCTTTCTCTGCTGGTGGCTGATGAAGAAGAAACAGGCTACAATAGCGGGCTGA